The Virgibacillus dokdonensis genome includes a window with the following:
- a CDS encoding head maturation protease, ClpP-related, whose product MNMLAKKPDIRFESKSKDNKEYNLFIYGPISSFSFSRRSAEGIREQLQNIDADKINVHINSPGGSAFDGVAIGNLLKNHKAEIIVHIDGWAASAASVIAMAGDKIIMPENTMMMIHRASTIEWGNAALLEKTAADLRKIDKALEASYKKRFVGEESELVQLLDNETFLTAEEAVAFGLADVVGEEVEINDLADADEETDDEEYENFKEKLVTKYAAQAKPQQNKKPKEEPTPAESKQNMSKLFLNL is encoded by the coding sequence ATGAACATGCTGGCAAAGAAACCTGACATTCGCTTTGAATCTAAAAGCAAAGATAATAAAGAGTACAATCTTTTTATATATGGCCCCATTAGCAGCTTTTCATTTAGTCGAAGAAGCGCCGAGGGAATTCGGGAGCAATTGCAAAACATTGATGCTGATAAAATCAATGTGCATATTAACAGCCCAGGAGGTTCTGCCTTTGACGGTGTGGCGATTGGAAATCTACTTAAAAATCATAAAGCAGAAATTATTGTACACATCGATGGCTGGGCGGCTAGCGCAGCATCTGTTATAGCAATGGCTGGCGACAAAATCATTATGCCGGAAAACACTATGATGATGATCCATCGAGCTTCTACAATTGAATGGGGAAATGCGGCATTATTAGAAAAGACTGCAGCAGATTTAAGAAAGATCGATAAGGCGTTAGAAGCATCATACAAAAAACGATTTGTTGGTGAAGAATCTGAACTCGTTCAATTACTTGATAACGAAACGTTTCTAACCGCAGAAGAAGCTGTTGCATTTGGTCTTGCAGATGTGGTAGGAGAAGAAGTCGAGATAAATGACCTAGCAGATGCAGACGAAGAAACAGATGATGAAGAATATGAAAACTTTAAAGAAAAGTTAGTTACAAAATATGCAGCTCAAGCAAAACCACAACAAAATAAAAAACCTAAAGAAGAGCCTACGCCTGCTGAATCAAAGCAGAACATGAGTAAGCTCTTTTTAAATTTATAA
- the gpGT gene encoding phage tail assembly chaperone GT, with product MDKLIVDMMEKGKDINDILDMPIHFVAKILKDKNKPKKEKSLIAAFGG from the coding sequence ATGGATAAACTCATCGTAGACATGATGGAAAAAGGGAAAGACATCAATGATATATTAGATATGCCCATCCATTTTGTCGCAAAAATATTAAAAGATAAAAATAAACCGAAAAAAGAAAAGTCCTTAATCGCCGCGTTTGGCGGTTAG
- a CDS encoding phage portal protein, whose translation MSEIGLLDVFKKNSELEYVFDLDLLENTSQKVQMKKMAIQTCIDLIARTISMSEFRVRDGSQFIKNEIYYRLNVKPNRNQIAATFWQKVIYKLIYDNECLIIQSKTDDLLVADSFTKMEYAVYSDIFKDVVVKNHEFKRSFRRDEVIYLEYKNEKLAPIIDGLYADYGELFTRIINAQKRKSQIRSTVDIDTTKAKGEEGRSKLQSFVNKLYRAFADKDIAIVPQQNGYTYSEHSKDTKGQAVDEVDKVSDGFLVQVARSLGIPPSLVKGEMADVENLTRNFMLFCVDPILKKVKDELNAQLFTREEYFSGIQIKIKRARYRDIFDVASAVDKIRGAGVGNGNELRDELGWDPVDDPILEEYVITKNYADTTVSFKGGEE comes from the coding sequence GTGAGTGAAATAGGATTATTAGATGTATTTAAAAAAAACAGTGAGCTAGAATATGTTTTTGATTTAGATCTCTTGGAAAACACATCGCAAAAAGTACAAATGAAAAAAATGGCGATACAAACCTGCATTGATTTAATTGCTAGAACCATTAGTATGTCTGAGTTTCGTGTTAGAGACGGAAGTCAGTTTATAAAAAACGAAATCTATTATCGACTTAACGTTAAACCGAACAGGAATCAGATTGCTGCGACATTCTGGCAAAAAGTTATTTACAAACTTATTTATGATAACGAATGTTTAATCATTCAATCGAAAACAGATGATTTGCTAGTCGCAGATTCATTTACCAAGATGGAGTACGCTGTGTACAGTGATATTTTTAAAGATGTAGTAGTAAAAAATCACGAGTTCAAACGGTCGTTTCGGAGAGATGAAGTTATTTACCTAGAATATAAAAATGAGAAACTTGCACCTATAATTGATGGATTATATGCAGATTATGGAGAGTTATTCACTCGGATAATAAATGCCCAAAAACGAAAAAGTCAAATTCGTAGCACGGTAGACATTGATACCACAAAAGCAAAAGGTGAAGAAGGAAGGTCGAAGTTACAGAGCTTTGTGAATAAGCTGTATCGAGCCTTTGCTGACAAGGATATAGCCATAGTTCCGCAGCAAAACGGGTATACGTATAGCGAACATTCAAAAGATACCAAAGGGCAAGCTGTTGATGAAGTGGATAAAGTATCAGATGGCTTTCTTGTCCAAGTAGCAAGATCGTTAGGTATACCGCCTTCCTTGGTTAAAGGAGAGATGGCAGATGTAGAAAATCTCACTCGTAACTTTATGCTTTTTTGCGTTGATCCTATTTTGAAGAAAGTAAAAGATGAATTAAATGCTCAGCTTTTTACCAGAGAAGAGTATTTTTCAGGTATTCAAATAAAAATCAAACGTGCAAGGTATAGAGATATATTTGATGTAGCAAGCGCTGTTGATAAAATTCGAGGTGCAGGTGTGGGTAACGGAAACGAATTAAGAGATGAATTAGGATGGGATCCTGTAGATGATCCGATACTTGAGGAATATGTCATAACGAAAAACTATGCTGATACTACAGTATCTTTTAAAGGGGGTGAGGAATAG
- the gp17 gene encoding tail completion protein gp17 yields MDILDKVYKALIADDYIKTQALGRIKYYEYPATGNVDKPYIVIDPLNSPDPSDYGSNKWTKYDYLIQIDVWSHDRKLTDSVANRIRNIMWETFGFAQKAGPKEYDEGVFRDARRYRGKLYRDDFDSL; encoded by the coding sequence ATGGATATATTAGACAAGGTATATAAAGCGTTAATTGCTGATGATTATATCAAAACACAAGCACTAGGTAGGATTAAATATTATGAGTACCCAGCGACTGGTAATGTTGATAAACCTTATATTGTTATCGATCCACTTAACTCTCCCGACCCTAGTGATTACGGAAGTAACAAATGGACTAAGTATGATTATTTGATACAAATTGACGTCTGGTCACATGACAGAAAGCTAACTGATAGTGTGGCCAACAGAATACGGAACATCATGTGGGAGACATTTGGGTTTGCGCAAAAAGCAGGACCCAAAGAGTATGATGAAGGCGTATTTCGTGACGCAAGACGTTATAGAGGTAAATTATATCGAGATGATTTCGACAGCTTATAG
- a CDS encoding phage head-tail adapter protein yields MQPFKYKPPRVNAGDLRTPVTFYEYAPNPGPEPGEQEKQVLYDCMAKVDEVWLKDLELAKSNGTLSDVTLTIRDPLQDYIPSDEHYISIDALEYRNKRYNIKHVQPDLQNKKFITIVGRLVT; encoded by the coding sequence ATGCAACCTTTTAAGTACAAACCACCACGCGTTAATGCTGGCGATTTACGTACACCAGTAACCTTTTATGAATATGCGCCTAATCCTGGACCCGAACCAGGAGAACAAGAAAAGCAAGTTCTGTACGATTGCATGGCTAAAGTAGATGAAGTTTGGCTCAAGGACTTAGAACTTGCCAAGTCTAATGGTACTTTATCAGATGTGACGCTTACTATAAGAGATCCGTTGCAAGATTACATCCCTAGTGATGAGCATTATATATCCATCGATGCGCTTGAATATCGTAATAAACGATATAACATTAAACACGTACAACCCGATCTTCAAAACAAAAAGTTTATCACGATCGTTGGTAGGTTGGTTACATGA
- a CDS encoding phage tail tape measure protein: MMTERLEGLSIGLDLETMKVNSGLDDLKSRLKTVNSEMKANMSAFDRSDRSVGKYETRLKGLNKKLEVQRAVTDKAYKSYRKMVDEYGEGSTEAEKAAKEYNNQAASLNNLERYVERTKDELAKLKEEQRIANSNWTKMGDKLHNTGSKVKNFGSGMSDIGSTLNRNVTLPLGIVGGAAIKTGMDFEAGMSKVKAVSGASAEEMKNLETKAREMGKTSVFSAKETSDAFYYMSLAGWDATEMMDGISGVMDLAAASGEDLASVSDIVTDGLTAFGESAKESTRMADILAATSSKANTDVKGLGLAFQYAAPVAGALGYTMEDTSKAIGLMANAGIKGEKSGTALRTMMTNLSKPTKQMKKAMDKYNISLTDSNGKMKSFDDVMKDLRKNLGKLDKKQQAAAAATIFGKEAMSGALAVVNASEGDYEKLTSAIEGSEGAASEMADTMQDNVAGSIKELKSMLQDLFIEMYKNLKPTIETTIDLLKDLTNWFAELSPKTQENIVKFGLLSAAAGPVLSIFGKLTMGTGMLMQGMGGLSKTIGVAKGTGTAASIASLGKGGVVGLAIAGVAALGIGIYKLTEKSKETEKANLDVAKSLNDQAIELDKSADTFDRLSSKAKISNEQLAELNDLNIRISQSSNPGEIAELQKQYDYLAQKSGLSKDELKKLFKANEKIIDQSPDVKTQVSEQGNAFAKNTDEVKEYVQSLYEMSRQELSDELVIAEENKGKILKSNKGLKEEIAELDKKSKELRNLEAMSEKERNDTLRERHSEIKQQQLLHRGDQEKLNELKREEEIIVGYIKDGIGQGLEAIKGQRDALNEKIAKNDEELEKISALNMEMTNIVLKQVGINEEGQKGLAQLDQSIAKNSEEILALEQKRQKNGELTIEEQKRYDKLVASNTKQQEAKLYIFEELGLYNNINSLLDTKLTKLSQEEQQDIKNLAEKAEIKVEEGNIVKQIQNKNNEHLKERENLIKNGKQQGLNKQEIRNQISELDTKIGKNDDVLKKILKEAGLWDQVKDEINLGSKAIDRQGGKIDNNNKKTDRGITLEYRRTKEASKDVTKEVDVTDMNTIYDLNKRAMKMIEKPVKADDNGSIASLDRKAENPVTKVINFVGKGLSALKFWAHGTPPSGHPGGHAVLGDGKGNNAGNELARLPNGKMFLSADRPTLYPNLPKGTHVLPARETKRILKSAPKYAQGTKDWQSLVEPSKLRNNEFMALLALNAKDSKTTVEVPAPSSGNKSKDYTKDLLDATLEQNNILMQILAKDNNVYLDKKTFAREIEPELTQLQKRNNYTKKMQPRLS; encoded by the coding sequence ATGATGACGGAACGTCTTGAAGGCTTATCCATTGGCCTTGATCTCGAAACCATGAAAGTAAATAGCGGCTTGGATGATTTAAAGTCCAGACTTAAAACGGTTAATAGCGAAATGAAAGCTAATATGTCTGCTTTTGACCGCAGTGATAGATCGGTTGGCAAATATGAGACTCGATTAAAAGGACTTAATAAAAAATTAGAAGTACAAAGAGCAGTTACTGATAAAGCGTATAAGTCATATCGAAAAATGGTAGATGAATACGGCGAAGGATCCACCGAAGCGGAAAAGGCAGCGAAGGAATACAACAACCAAGCTGCATCCTTAAACAACTTAGAACGCTATGTGGAACGTACCAAAGATGAATTGGCCAAGTTAAAAGAAGAACAGCGCATTGCCAATTCAAATTGGACGAAAATGGGGGACAAATTACACAATACAGGTTCAAAAGTAAAAAACTTTGGATCAGGCATGAGTGATATCGGTAGTACATTAAACCGAAATGTAACCTTACCACTTGGAATTGTTGGTGGAGCCGCCATAAAAACAGGCATGGATTTTGAAGCTGGTATGTCTAAAGTTAAAGCTGTTTCTGGTGCTAGTGCTGAAGAAATGAAGAACTTAGAAACAAAAGCACGAGAAATGGGCAAAACCTCTGTGTTTAGTGCTAAAGAAACAAGCGATGCTTTTTATTACATGTCACTAGCTGGTTGGGATGCCACGGAAATGATGGATGGTATTTCTGGTGTTATGGACTTGGCAGCCGCATCTGGTGAAGATTTAGCGAGCGTGTCGGATATTGTGACAGACGGATTAACAGCATTTGGTGAGTCTGCCAAAGAGAGTACTCGCATGGCTGATATTTTAGCTGCTACATCCTCTAAAGCAAACACTGATGTTAAAGGGTTGGGGTTAGCATTTCAATATGCTGCTCCCGTTGCAGGTGCGTTGGGCTACACAATGGAGGATACGTCAAAAGCGATTGGTCTAATGGCCAACGCTGGTATTAAGGGTGAAAAATCAGGTACTGCATTACGTACTATGATGACTAACTTATCAAAACCAACAAAGCAAATGAAAAAAGCTATGGATAAATATAACATTTCTCTAACGGATTCGAATGGAAAAATGAAATCATTTGATGATGTAATGAAAGACTTGCGTAAAAACCTTGGTAAGTTGGACAAGAAACAACAAGCGGCTGCAGCCGCAACTATATTTGGTAAAGAAGCTATGTCAGGAGCGCTTGCAGTAGTTAACGCATCCGAAGGAGATTATGAAAAATTAACAAGTGCTATTGAAGGTTCTGAAGGCGCTGCTAGTGAAATGGCTGATACTATGCAGGACAATGTTGCTGGTAGCATTAAAGAGTTAAAGTCCATGTTACAGGATCTATTTATAGAGATGTACAAAAATTTAAAGCCAACGATTGAGACGACTATTGACCTATTAAAAGATTTAACCAATTGGTTTGCGGAATTAAGCCCTAAAACTCAGGAGAATATTGTGAAGTTTGGTTTATTATCAGCTGCTGCTGGTCCTGTTTTGAGTATCTTTGGAAAATTAACAATGGGTACAGGAATGTTAATGCAAGGCATGGGAGGATTATCAAAAACTATCGGCGTAGCGAAAGGTACAGGAACAGCCGCGTCTATTGCAAGTTTGGGTAAAGGCGGTGTTGTTGGATTAGCTATTGCTGGAGTTGCGGCGCTAGGTATTGGCATTTATAAGCTAACCGAAAAATCTAAAGAGACCGAGAAGGCTAACCTTGATGTAGCTAAATCTTTAAATGATCAAGCGATAGAACTTGATAAAAGCGCTGATACATTTGACAGGCTATCAAGTAAAGCAAAAATAAGCAATGAACAACTAGCTGAGCTAAATGATCTGAATATAAGAATATCTCAATCTAGCAATCCTGGAGAGATCGCCGAGTTACAAAAGCAGTATGATTACCTTGCCCAAAAATCAGGGTTATCAAAAGATGAGCTTAAAAAACTGTTTAAAGCAAATGAAAAAATCATTGATCAGTCACCAGATGTTAAAACACAAGTAAGCGAACAAGGTAATGCTTTTGCAAAAAATACAGATGAAGTAAAAGAGTATGTGCAATCTCTCTACGAAATGTCAAGGCAGGAATTGTCCGATGAATTAGTTATAGCGGAAGAAAACAAAGGTAAAATCCTTAAAAGCAACAAGGGGCTAAAAGAAGAAATAGCGGAACTTGATAAAAAGTCAAAGGAACTACGAAACCTGGAAGCTATGAGCGAAAAAGAAAGAAATGACACTCTCCGCGAACGCCACTCTGAAATAAAGCAACAGCAACTTTTGCACAGAGGAGACCAGGAGAAGTTAAATGAGTTAAAAAGAGAAGAAGAAATCATAGTGGGTTACATCAAGGATGGTATTGGTCAAGGGTTAGAAGCAATCAAAGGACAAAGAGATGCTCTAAATGAAAAAATTGCAAAGAATGATGAGGAATTAGAAAAAATAAGTGCTCTCAATATGGAGATGACTAACATTGTCCTCAAACAAGTAGGGATTAACGAAGAAGGGCAAAAAGGGTTAGCGCAACTCGATCAATCCATTGCAAAAAATAGTGAAGAAATTCTTGCACTTGAACAGAAGCGCCAGAAAAACGGCGAACTCACAATTGAAGAACAAAAACGTTATGACAAGTTGGTTGCTTCAAATACTAAACAGCAAGAAGCAAAGTTATATATTTTTGAAGAATTGGGTCTCTATAATAACATCAACTCTTTGCTAGATACCAAACTCACTAAGCTGTCACAAGAAGAACAACAGGATATAAAAAACCTAGCTGAAAAAGCAGAAATTAAAGTAGAAGAAGGTAACATTGTAAAGCAGATTCAAAACAAAAACAACGAACATTTAAAAGAGCGTGAAAACCTTATAAAAAACGGAAAGCAACAAGGATTGAATAAGCAAGAAATCAGGAACCAAATCTCTGAACTCGATACTAAGATTGGTAAAAATGATGATGTGCTTAAGAAAATCCTAAAAGAAGCAGGGTTATGGGATCAAGTGAAGGACGAAATAAACCTAGGCTCTAAAGCGATTGATAGGCAAGGCGGGAAAATCGACAATAACAACAAGAAAACCGATAGAGGTATCACACTTGAATATAGACGCACCAAAGAAGCGAGTAAAGATGTTACTAAAGAAGTTGACGTCACAGACATGAATACTATTTATGACTTAAATAAGCGCGCAATGAAGATGATAGAAAAGCCCGTAAAAGCTGATGACAATGGCTCTATTGCTTCTTTAGACAGAAAAGCAGAAAACCCTGTTACCAAAGTAATTAATTTTGTCGGTAAAGGGTTGAGTGCATTAAAGTTTTGGGCACATGGTACACCACCAAGCGGGCACCCTGGAGGGCATGCAGTACTTGGTGACGGTAAAGGGAATAATGCTGGTAATGAGTTAGCACGATTACCTAATGGCAAGATGTTTTTAAGTGCCGACAGACCAACTCTATACCCCAACCTACCAAAGGGTACGCACGTATTACCTGCAAGAGAGACTAAACGTATATTAAAATCAGCTCCAAAATACGCTCAGGGTACAAAAGACTGGCAAAGCCTTGTTGAGCCAAGTAAACTACGAAACAATGAGTTTATGGCTTTGTTGGCTTTAAATGCTAAAGATAGTAAAACAACGGTTGAGGTTCCTGCTCCTAGTAGTGGTAATAAGAGCAAAGATTACACCAAAGACTTACTAGATGCAACATTAGAGCAAAATAATATCTTAATGCAGATACTTGCTAAGGATAATAATGTGTATTTGGATAAAAAAACTTTTGCAAGAGAAATTGAACCCGAATTAACCCAACTACAGAAACGCAATAACTACACTAAAAAAATGCAACCTCGTTTGTCATGA
- a CDS encoding terminase TerL endonuclease subunit, with the protein MIKNKHVEHYINLYRNGKIKLNKERVMLIEYLERDVLSRADIYFDNKMIDDCINFGEKWYFPLQDFQKFLIAFIFLFFKKTDRVFYRKFLWMLGRGGGKNGLFSVVAHFLISELHGIPEYNISVVANSEDQAKTSPDEIKKTVRRHSVLQKAFKAWESKTTCIRTQSEIRYRTSNGETKDGLRDGAVGFDECHQYESNKDVRVHISGLGKKKNPREFYFGTDGYVREGFLDKMKEKALKVLRGETRANALFPFICKLDSADEVDDPTMWEKAQPMFCEPRSEYAEELFYTVNEEYLDMADDPSNREEFMTKRMNWPEVDLEKSVAPWEEIWSTGYTTAPNAQEQILRKVPDTLHRTCVGGLDYARIKDFASVGLLFKVNDDYVWKTHSFVRREFIKKVKLNVPIYEWEEQGLLTVVDGPVIDIQHIVDWFVTMREIYGLNTIVGDTFRLDLVKPALEAEGFELEFIRNPRAIHSLLAPKVETAFAKRNIIYGDNPLMRWFTNNVLVKTKPDGNKEYLKKDELRRKTDGFQAFIHALFKADEILIDEEEFFLDEIDF; encoded by the coding sequence ATGATTAAAAATAAGCATGTTGAACATTATATAAATTTATATAGAAACGGCAAGATAAAACTCAATAAAGAAAGAGTTATGTTGATTGAATACCTAGAAAGGGATGTTCTTTCACGTGCTGACATATATTTCGATAACAAAATGATAGATGATTGTATCAACTTTGGAGAGAAATGGTATTTCCCGTTGCAAGACTTTCAAAAGTTTTTGATTGCATTCATCTTTTTGTTTTTTAAGAAGACAGACAGAGTGTTCTATCGTAAATTTTTGTGGATGCTGGGGCGTGGTGGCGGAAAAAACGGATTGTTTTCAGTCGTTGCGCATTTTTTAATAAGTGAACTGCACGGCATACCGGAGTATAACATTTCCGTGGTGGCCAATAGTGAGGATCAAGCAAAAACTTCTCCGGACGAAATAAAGAAAACTGTTCGTCGTCATAGTGTGCTACAAAAAGCATTTAAAGCTTGGGAGTCAAAAACAACTTGCATTCGTACTCAAAGCGAAATACGTTATCGGACTTCCAACGGGGAAACGAAAGACGGTTTAAGGGATGGCGCAGTTGGCTTTGATGAGTGTCATCAGTACGAGAGTAATAAAGATGTCCGCGTGCATATTAGCGGTTTAGGAAAAAAGAAAAACCCACGCGAATTTTATTTTGGTACAGATGGATATGTGAGAGAAGGCTTTCTGGATAAGATGAAGGAAAAAGCATTGAAGGTTTTACGCGGGGAAACTCGTGCTAATGCTTTATTTCCTTTTATCTGTAAATTGGATAGCGCGGATGAGGTTGACGATCCTACTATGTGGGAAAAGGCACAGCCAATGTTTTGTGAACCAAGAAGCGAATATGCTGAAGAGCTTTTCTATACAGTCAATGAAGAATACTTGGACATGGCCGACGATCCTTCTAATCGAGAAGAATTTATGACAAAGCGTATGAATTGGCCAGAAGTTGACCTGGAAAAATCCGTGGCACCATGGGAAGAGATTTGGTCTACAGGTTATACAACGGCTCCTAACGCACAAGAACAAATACTGCGAAAAGTTCCTGATACGCTGCACCGCACTTGTGTTGGAGGTTTAGACTATGCCCGGATTAAAGACTTTGCATCTGTAGGATTATTGTTCAAGGTTAATGATGACTATGTTTGGAAAACACATTCTTTTGTTCGTCGAGAATTTATAAAAAAGGTAAAGCTAAATGTACCGATTTATGAATGGGAAGAACAAGGGCTATTAACCGTAGTAGATGGTCCTGTTATAGATATTCAACATATTGTAGATTGGTTTGTTACTATGCGCGAAATATATGGGTTAAACACAATAGTCGGAGATACTTTCCGACTTGATTTAGTAAAACCAGCATTGGAGGCGGAAGGGTTTGAATTAGAGTTTATCCGTAATCCAAGAGCAATACATTCTTTGCTTGCTCCAAAGGTAGAGACAGCATTTGCAAAACGGAATATTATTTATGGAGACAATCCTTTAATGCGTTGGTTTACAAATAACGTACTTGTTAAAACGAAGCCAGATGGCAATAAAGAATACTTAAAAAAGGATGAATTGAGAAGGAAAACAGATGGTTTCCAGGCGTTTATCCATGCTTTATTCAAAGCTGATGAGATATTGATAGACGAAGAAGAGTTCTTCTTGGATGAAATAGATTTTTAA
- the gpG gene encoding phage tail assembly chaperone G: protein MANLKRNLIELVKNPEEVMKGGEVEIEKHWTPAFIPFRVCRDAIQLFDDLETDTEMTETDKFDKLADFVANEIYAGKFTKDDIYERLHAPDGKNVLYEQVLFVAHGQQSNDTKNYLAKNG, encoded by the coding sequence ATGGCTAATTTAAAACGAAACCTGATCGAATTAGTGAAGAACCCAGAGGAAGTCATGAAAGGTGGAGAGGTGGAAATTGAAAAACATTGGACACCTGCCTTTATTCCGTTTCGGGTGTGTAGAGATGCGATTCAACTGTTTGATGATTTGGAAACAGATACGGAAATGACTGAAACAGATAAGTTTGATAAATTAGCAGACTTTGTAGCAAATGAAATTTATGCAGGGAAATTTACTAAAGATGATATTTACGAACGACTCCATGCACCCGATGGAAAAAACGTGTTATACGAACAAGTGTTATTCGTGGCTCACGGCCAACAAAGTAATGATACAAAAAACTACCTGGCGAAGAACGGTTAA
- a CDS encoding major tail protein, with amino-acid sequence MAEQKNYRASTGVNEFYYGAVGDNVIADYVERVKFLQTITVEMPQEPVRAYGDNQTAEIAVSGGDVSVTAGFHKIPIEDKENLLGWETVDGVTATGSNDNPPYVAVIFAKTFEDGSREYVGLPKGIFTRPSVTGNTKGEGVEYSSEEITAQFMDRKVEGFIEEKSVLFARDAKGETINRDALFMKVFGQAYPSENGTETGGGVEG; translated from the coding sequence TTGGCAGAACAAAAGAATTACCGTGCTTCTACAGGAGTGAATGAATTTTATTACGGTGCAGTAGGTGATAATGTCATCGCTGATTATGTTGAGAGAGTAAAGTTTTTGCAGACCATTACAGTAGAAATGCCACAAGAGCCAGTTAGAGCTTACGGGGATAACCAAACCGCAGAAATAGCTGTATCTGGTGGAGATGTGTCCGTTACTGCAGGGTTTCATAAAATCCCAATTGAAGATAAAGAGAACTTACTTGGTTGGGAAACTGTTGACGGAGTAACAGCTACAGGTAGCAATGATAATCCACCTTATGTTGCTGTTATCTTTGCCAAAACTTTTGAAGATGGATCTCGTGAGTACGTAGGATTACCTAAAGGCATATTTACTCGCCCATCAGTAACTGGAAACACAAAGGGAGAAGGCGTGGAGTATAGTTCTGAGGAAATTACAGCTCAATTTATGGATCGAAAAGTAGAAGGGTTTATTGAAGAAAAATCAGTGCTTTTTGCTAGAGATGCAAAAGGCGAGACTATAAACCGCGATGCGTTATTTATGAAAGTATTTGGGCAAGCTTATCCAAGTGAAAATGGAACAGAAACTGGCGGAGGTGTAGAAGGATAA
- a CDS encoding phage major capsid protein, producing MPITFNNFEEKKKAFAKATQEGTEQEQSQALNTMLEALAKDVQSDIMNQVNTEMADNAILQSRGQNVLTSEERTFFNAVIEEGGFKDTETLPKSTQDRIFEDLKEEHPLLQKLGLQNLGAVTEFIFSDPEGAAVWGNLFGEIQGKLNATFRKESITQLKLTAFLPIANDMLKLGPVWVERYVRTIIKEAMAVGLERGFVAGNGQSMPIGLLYEKQENGAIVEKKTAGTLTFEPGRATINELKNVVKKLSIRPTGKGEEKKVRKVAGKVVMVTNPFDTFDIQANATIQNANGAYVTNLPFNPAMTESVFVPQGKVVFFVQGEYIAALGGQEPIKKFDQTLALEDATLYIAKQYATGKPKDNYAAQVYNLKIYEAGVEG from the coding sequence ATGCCAATTACGTTTAATAATTTCGAGGAAAAGAAAAAAGCATTTGCGAAAGCAACGCAAGAAGGAACGGAGCAAGAGCAATCACAAGCTTTAAATACCATGCTTGAAGCTTTAGCTAAAGATGTTCAAAGTGACATTATGAATCAAGTGAATACAGAGATGGCGGATAATGCTATTTTGCAATCTCGAGGTCAAAACGTTCTTACTTCCGAAGAGAGGACGTTTTTTAATGCAGTTATTGAAGAAGGTGGATTTAAAGACACAGAGACGCTTCCGAAATCTACCCAAGACCGTATTTTTGAGGATCTAAAAGAAGAGCATCCTTTACTACAAAAGTTAGGTTTGCAAAATCTTGGTGCAGTAACAGAGTTTATTTTCAGTGATCCAGAAGGCGCGGCTGTTTGGGGTAATTTATTTGGTGAGATTCAAGGGAAGTTAAACGCAACGTTCCGCAAAGAATCTATCACTCAATTAAAACTCACTGCATTCTTGCCAATTGCAAATGACATGTTAAAACTTGGTCCTGTATGGGTGGAACGTTATGTACGAACAATTATCAAAGAAGCGATGGCGGTTGGTCTTGAAAGAGGGTTTGTTGCCGGGAATGGACAATCTATGCCAATCGGACTGCTGTATGAAAAGCAAGAAAACGGAGCAATTGTTGAAAAGAAAACTGCAGGAACACTTACGTTTGAACCAGGAAGGGCTACTATTAATGAACTAAAAAATGTAGTTAAGAAATTGTCTATTAGACCAACAGGGAAAGGCGAGGAGAAAAAAGTACGCAAGGTTGCTGGGAAAGTAGTTATGGTAACTAATCCTTTTGATACTTTTGACATCCAAGCGAATGCAACTATTCAAAATGCTAACGGCGCATACGTTACAAACTTGCCATTTAATCCAGCTATGACGGAATCGGTATTTGTACCGCAAGGGAAAGTTGTGTTCTTTGTACAGGGTGAATATATCGCGGCACTAGGTGGACAAGAGCCAATCAAAAAGTTTGACCAAACATTAGCGCTTGAAGATGCTACGTTATATATTGCTAAACAGTACGCTACTGGTAAACCAAAAGATAATTATGCTGCTCAAGTATACAACTTAAAAATTTATGAAGCTGGTGTTGAGGGGTGA